One Vicia villosa cultivar HV-30 ecotype Madison, WI linkage group LG5, Vvil1.0, whole genome shotgun sequence genomic window, ATACTAATATATGTCAATCCTAGTacacatattattttttaattcaatattAGTAATTAATTGCTACCGAAAATAACAATAGTTATTATTTTCTATATGATTCAcgttactttattttatttttactttttttagcaaccgttattattttttattaatttttatttccaTATTTAAAAAACTTTCCTAATATGTTAACATAAGAATCACATAATATAATTTTACTAATTAGATTATATTTACAAATATGTAGATAAAATAAACCCCCAACAACCAATTATATCAGTCACATGATTTTCGCTAATTATCTCAAACATAAAgttccaaataaaaaataaaataaagcaacAAACATGGATAACTTTAATCAGACGTGtataataaaaactaatttatccACAAATTTAGAAATAGAAAGGaatcataattataaaataataacaaattaaattgatATACGGTATTAATTTGAAAAAGATActctatttatttaaaaaaaggaaaataaaatactaGTAGTAAATCGTAATTGATTATATTGACAGCTCAACAAAATCAAAGATAAAGCCAAAGTTTTCCACTCATCCCTCTATATAAACACTTTCCACTCTTCATCAAAAACCTATACTTTCTCTTCtttactctttttctttttctctctttcactATTCACTAGTCTTGTTTTCTTGATCGGAGAAAAAAATGCCTGCCGCCGGAATCCCCATCGGAGCGGGGAACAAGGAGTACCCCGGAAACCTAACTCCCTTCGTCACAATAACATGTGTTGTTGCAGCTATGGGTGGTTTGATCTTCGGCTACGACATAGGAATTTCTGGTACATACATAAtcctaaaatattttgttttgtttattttgttattatgaTATTTTTCGATGAATaatgtgtttttttgtttttgattaggTGGTGTTACGTCGATGAATCCGTTTCTTGAGAAGTTTTTTCCGGCGGTGTACCGGAAGAAAAACGCGGAACATTCGAAGAACCAGTACTGTCAATATGACAGTGAGACACTGACGTTGTTTACTTCGTCGTTGTACCTGGCCGCGCTTTTGTCGTCGGTGGTTGCGTCAACGGTCACCAGAAAGTTTGGTCGGAAACTCTCCATGCTTTTCGGAGGTTTGCTGTTTTTTGCTGGTGCTCTCATTAATGGCCTTGCTCAAAACGTTGCTATGTTGATTGTGGGTCGGATCTTGCTCGGGTTCGGTATCGGGTTCGCTAATCAGGTATCATTATTTTTCTCATAGTGAAAAAGCTGTTTTGTGTTTATTATAGTAAGTAGTTACAGAAAATTTATGGTATTGAATAAAGTAATGTGTATTTAAATTTTATACGAAAGTGATTGTGACGTGATGAATAAATAAAAGAGGTAACGGCGAAATTTGAAAATATCCAAATTTAGTGTTATTGGGAATCGGTTGATATTGACATAGCCTTTTGAACTCTGCAAATTTAGACTTTGTTTTGTTGTCTTGTAATGGAAGAATCTTCGCCTTATTTTTCTCTGCTAACATGTGTTGAATGGGATATTGCTTTGATATCACAATTATTGTGCAccgtttttctttctattttgcaTCATATTCCAAGTCTTTatgttataataattataattataatatattattatttataagtaAGTTTTTGAACCTAGTGGTAGTGGTGGTCCTACAACGTGACTTATTCaaataagttttattttgaattattggtTAGTGATTGTTAATTAtggttttttgttgttttgaattttACAGTCTGTGCCACTCTATTTGTCTGAGATGGCTCCATACAAGTACAGAGGAGCATTGAATATTGGATTTCAATTATCAATTACAATTGGAATACTTGTGGCCAATGTTTTGAACTACTTTTTCGCCAAGATCGAAGGTGGATGGGGATGGAGATTGAGTTTAGGTGGTGCTATGGTCCCCGCGCTTATAATTACCATTGGTTCACTAATCCTTCCCGACACGCCAAATTCCATGATTGAACGTGGCGATCGCGATGGTGCAAAGGCTCAGCTCAAGAGAATTCGCGGAATTGAAGATGTTGATGAAGAGTTTAATGACTTGGTGGCTGCTAGTGAAACATCGATGCTGGTTGAGAATCCTTGGAGGAATTTGTTGCAGAGAAAATATAGGCCTCAGCTTAGTATGGCTGTGTTGATTCCGTTCTTCCAGCAGTTTACTGGGATTAATGTTATTATGTTTTATGCGCCTGTGTTGTTTAACTCCATCGGGTTTAAGGATGATGCTTCACTTATGTCAGCTGTTATCACTGGGATTGTTAACGTTATTGCTACTTGTGTCTCGATTTATGGAGTTGATAAGTGGGGTAGGAGAGCTCTTTTCCTTGAAGGTGGTATTCAAATGCTTATTTGTCAGGTACGATTTTAACTTAAAAGTTAAAACCTAGTACTCAAATGTTTGTGTGTGAACTGTTTCATTAATACAATGTTTGTTAATGTATTGCAGGTTGCAGTTGCAATTTCAATTGCTGCTAAGTTTGGAACAAGTGGAGAACCAGGTGATTTACCAAAGTGGTATGCTATAGTAGTTGTGCTATTCATATGCATTTACGTTGCTGGATTTGCTTGGTCATGGGGTCCTCTTGGTTGGTTGGTGCCTAGTGAGATTTTTCCATTGGAGATTCGTTCCGCTGCACAGAGTGTCAACGTGTCGGTCAACATGCTCTTCACCTTTTTAGTTGCACAGATTTTCTTGACCATGCTTTGTCACATGAAGTTTGGACTGTTCCTCTTCTTTGCCTTCTTTGTTGTGGTGATGACAATATATATATTCACCATGCTGCCTGAAACTAAGGGAATACCAATTGAAGAGATGGATAGAGTATGGAAATCACACCCATACTGGTCTAGATTTGTTGAGCATGATGACAATGGTGTTGAGATGGCCAAGGGAGGTGTTAAAAATGTATAATTTATCAGtcttggttttattttattttcattactaattagttttatttttatttgtttgtgaAACTTAGCGCGATTGATCAAATGTAATGAATTGTTCTTCAAAAATTACAGTGTTACTTTTTATTATATATCCCCTTGTTTCTATTTACATATGCGCATTTGGTAGAAAATGGAAAATGCTGTTATTATAGTATAGTAGTGGTGGTAGTGGACTTAAGATTTTAGGTTCTGGTTTGCACATGGTTATACTATTATTGACTAATCATTAAGTGAGAattatgtgcaatgatgtataaATACAGTACTAATCTATGAACAGCTCAAACCAACATACAGAGTATGTTGTTGTCTGTCTCTTTCAACTCAACAAACCATGTTTGAACAACTATGTAACAAAATTTATCAATTTATGTTTCTTTTAAATGAAAAACGTAGGATAGGTTACTGATTTTAGATGGAGCCGGATATGAGGTGTAGATAAAATAATAGTAGTATAATTCTAACAACGTATAACAGATTTCCGAGGTAGGTAtcacaaaccaattttttagacCTGTTTCATAGAGTACTAGATTTTTTATTCTCTTACAAAATTCACTGTACAAAGGATAGAACATGCTGTGGCCGGCAACTCGTGTTTGGTGCTTTTAAATCCACAATATTCCACACCTAAGGTATACGTATATATTACGGACAAAAAAAGGCCAACTTTTGGCTTCGAAATGATTACTTGTTGAAAATTTTGAAGCCACTTTTTGAACTCTTACCCATTAAAAATTGGATTCCAACCCAAAATAGAGTTCATTATTGTCTGAAATGAGAAACATGAGTGACAGTACCTTGAGTGAGGTGTGAAGAATCAAGCTTCACATGTTTCTTTAGTACAAGTTTATTTTCTTTGAATTGTCATTAATGTAATCATGAGAGTATAAGACCTTTCGGTGGACCATGAAATGAAAATATAATGCAACATGTCTGATATCATGATTCACATTTCATGTGAAGGAACAAAACTAATCTTGGACAATTTTCACGGTCTTAGTTCTAAAGCAAGGAGAACAAACACTTTTCCATTTATTTTGATGATTTATATCTTTTATTCTATTTTCTTCAACCTAGACTATGCTTTTGGATAAGATAGAATTTAAGAAACAGAACAAAAACAGATTTACATTCATACCAGAATTGCAGATTGTGGCCTATAAAACCTGTCAAACTTAATTATGCAAAAACTGTAATTGCACAAAATCATACCGGAGTAAAGTCCAATTGAGAGAAAAACATAAAACTAAAACTAGAAAACAAAATACGCGCATAACGAGATTCTCAATAAACTACAATGCATAGGCAAGATTAAGTAGTATAAAGCAGcgacaaattaaaattaacaaagaaaataGAGAAGAAAGAAAGTTACACATAAAACCTTGTTAATCAGAAAAGAGCAGAAATGGAATTGAAATTGGAATACACATCCATAGTACGTTTATGAAATAAGATTTACATCATTATCAATCAAAGAATTAAGATTTGGTTACCAATATTCATCAGTGTCCTAGCCATGTTGAAATTTAGGACGTAGTGATTGTTCAATAATTGTGTCATCCCACTCTAAATTGTCCAACCACTTGGTCCCTCCTTCAATTGCAACCAAATTGTCCTTGGAGGCAAAGCTGGAGTTGAAGGGAAGCTTCTTTAGATTGGGGCAAGAATATACAACAATACGTCTTAGCGAAGGAAAAGCCAAAGCTCTTTTGTGGATGCTCACTAGCTTTGGGTTATTTGAAAGGCAAAGTTCTTTAAGATTTGTGAACATATTATCTTTCTTAGATTCTGAGCcaatttcttcgtcttctttggCTTCCTTCACCATATGTTCAATTGAATAACAATAACAAACAACAAGGTACTCGAGAAGCGGAGCATACCTCAACCAGGTCAAATGAGTAATTGAACCACAACCATGTATGCGCACTTGTCGAAGCTTGCCAAGATGACACTTTTCAGTAACTGATGAACCATCCACGAGGCCGCATATCCATAAAAGATGTATGCATTCCAAATGAGTCATTTCTGACATGGATGCTAATAATGATGACATTTCAAGTGTGTCTTTCTCCTTCCAATAAAGACTAAGATGTCGAGAGCAACCTCTTAATTTGGTCGAGTGAAATAGTCTTTGCCCACTAGTGAAGCTAGTTAATTCGATGCTCAGTTCCTCCAAATTTGGTAAGGATTCCAGTTTTTCAAGTAATGATATTTCTCCTTGTACAACACTTCCATATGATTGATCTCTGCTATATCTAAACACCTTTAATTGTTCTAGACTTTCTATCCCTTCGAATTGAATGACTTCATGATTCTTTCTCATATCATTCATAAGGAATACCCTCAAATTTATCAACTTTTTCAATCCAATGGGCAATTGATATACATATGTTCCTGAAATGTTAAGAAACTCCAAGTTGATTAACTCACCTATTTCAGGGGAGATTAGCTTAAGAGAACTAAGATATGATAAATCCAACACTCTCAACCTTTTTAGTGATTGGAAATTTGTTGATAAAATAGGATAATAACCGAGCAACATTTGTTGACTGCTAAAGCAAAAGGTGATGAGGTTTGGACAAGTTGGAAGATTCAAGTTTATATCAAGACTCTCAGAAATTATTATTGAAATCCTCTCTACAGCATTCAATCTTTTAGAATCCATTTTTGTCATTGAAAATACTTCCCCCTGAACCAAAACTTTGTCTTTGTTTTTGTCTTCATCTCGAGCTAACCATAGTGCCATATCTCTAATCACATCATGCATCTTAATTGTCATTTTATACCTTCTATGAAAATGGTTTGTAGTACCAATACCCTCCTCTAATAGGCATGAAAGTATTAATTTTTCAGTAACAGACTTCCCTTGATTGTACATATCATATATACTAATATCATCTTTATAGAGAAATCCCTCAGCGATCCATCGATCAATAAGGCCATCAATGTCTATTTCAAAATCTTCTGGGTAAAGTGCGCAGTACAAGAAGCATTTTTTATGTGCCTCATCAGGAAGTTTGTCGTAGCTAAACTTGAGGATATGAAAAACTTTATCCTCGAAATCTGAGTTTGTCCAATGAGAACTCCTCAAGTTATTTTTTGCAACCATCCAAGCTTCATATTTATTCACTCCAGCCATGGCAGTTCCCACAGTGATTAATGCTAGCGGCAATCCTCTGCATTCTGTTGCCATTTCATGTGCTAGCTTTGGGATCTCTGAGTGACATTTTAAAGTCTCATCACCTACTTTCTTACAAAACAAATCAAATGCATCGTCCTCTGATAAACATTCcactttgaatttcttttgagATTGCATTTTACCACACACATCTTCAGATCGTGTTGTGAACAATACttttgatttgttatttttttt contains:
- the LOC131602748 gene encoding sugar carrier protein C-like translates to MPAAGIPIGAGNKEYPGNLTPFVTITCVVAAMGGLIFGYDIGISGGVTSMNPFLEKFFPAVYRKKNAEHSKNQYCQYDSETLTLFTSSLYLAALLSSVVASTVTRKFGRKLSMLFGGLLFFAGALINGLAQNVAMLIVGRILLGFGIGFANQSVPLYLSEMAPYKYRGALNIGFQLSITIGILVANVLNYFFAKIEGGWGWRLSLGGAMVPALIITIGSLILPDTPNSMIERGDRDGAKAQLKRIRGIEDVDEEFNDLVAASETSMLVENPWRNLLQRKYRPQLSMAVLIPFFQQFTGINVIMFYAPVLFNSIGFKDDASLMSAVITGIVNVIATCVSIYGVDKWGRRALFLEGGIQMLICQVAVAISIAAKFGTSGEPGDLPKWYAIVVVLFICIYVAGFAWSWGPLGWLVPSEIFPLEIRSAAQSVNVSVNMLFTFLVAQIFLTMLCHMKFGLFLFFAFFVVVMTIYIFTMLPETKGIPIEEMDRVWKSHPYWSRFVEHDDNGVEMAKGGVKNV
- the LOC131602746 gene encoding probable disease resistance protein At1g61300, which produces MQIALKQPPKPIAEIPSSETIGLDLMVHKVWNSLDDESVGVIGLYGMGGAGKTTLMKRIQNELQTRDHSFDLVLWVVVSRDCDINKLMNDISNKLGIDEGFWNRCTQDQRVATIYDRLKGKKFFLMLDDLWGKLELEAIGVPDPKKNNKSKVLFTTRSEDVCGKMQSQKKFKVECLSEDDAFDLFCKKVGDETLKCHSEIPKLAHEMATECRGLPLALITVGTAMAGVNKYEAWMVAKNNLRSSHWTNSDFEDKVFHILKFSYDKLPDEAHKKCFLYCALYPEDFEIDIDGLIDRWIAEGFLYKDDISIYDMYNQGKSVTEKLILSCLLEEGIGTTNHFHRRYKMTIKMHDVIRDMALWLARDEDKNKDKVLVQGEVFSMTKMDSKRLNAVERISIIISESLDINLNLPTCPNLITFCFSSQQMLLGYYPILSTNFQSLKRLRVLDLSYLSSLKLISPEIGELINLEFLNISGTYVYQLPIGLKKLINLRVFLMNDMRKNHEVIQFEGIESLEQLKVFRYSRDQSYGSVVQGEISLLEKLESLPNLEELSIELTSFTSGQRLFHSTKLRGCSRHLSLYWKEKDTLEMSSLLASMSEMTHLECIHLLWICGLVDGSSVTEKCHLGKLRQVRIHGCGSITHLTWLRYAPLLEYLVVCYCYSIEHMVKEAKEDEEIGSESKKDNMFTNLKELCLSNNPKLVSIHKRALAFPSLRRIVVYSCPNLKKLPFNSSFASKDNLVAIEGGTKWLDNLEWDDTIIEQSLRPKFQHG